In the Flavobacterium pallidum genome, one interval contains:
- a CDS encoding OmpA family protein, translating into MLKVLRLLPFFIFATLHAQEEVVQSVYFQSSKFSLDEKQAKEVVDFIKKTDSTRIESIQIFGYTDDLGKESYNRKLSTNRANTIKDKLIQQGIKNKIIVTIEGKGRILIDDDIVDNLPEVRSKNRRVDVVLNLKPLPAIEIPGFFTSVQKKHIIGDHIYLENLLFERGSSKLTFKSKTDLDKLARLLAKYKNLEFEIQGHVCCTPPYQKEAIDRDTKKRQLSQNRAESVYKYLIFKKIAKTRMTFKGYGNTVPLGKGQEYDRRVELVITKA; encoded by the coding sequence ATGCTTAAGGTTCTAAGGTTGCTCCCGTTTTTTATTTTCGCCACCCTGCATGCACAGGAAGAAGTTGTTCAATCTGTTTATTTCCAAAGCAGTAAATTTTCTTTAGACGAAAAGCAGGCGAAGGAAGTCGTCGATTTTATCAAAAAAACCGACTCTACACGCATCGAATCCATACAGATTTTTGGCTACACAGACGACCTGGGAAAGGAATCCTACAATCGGAAATTGTCGACAAACCGGGCCAATACGATTAAGGATAAGCTTATCCAGCAGGGCATCAAAAATAAGATTATCGTTACGATTGAGGGCAAAGGTCGCATCCTGATTGATGATGACATCGTAGACAACCTGCCTGAGGTGCGTTCGAAAAACCGCCGTGTCGATGTGGTTTTAAACCTGAAACCGTTGCCAGCCATTGAAATTCCGGGGTTTTTCACTTCCGTGCAGAAAAAACACATCATCGGCGATCACATTTACCTCGAAAACCTTCTATTTGAACGCGGCAGCAGCAAACTGACCTTCAAATCAAAAACCGACCTGGATAAACTCGCACGCTTGCTTGCCAAATACAAAAACCTGGAATTTGAAATACAGGGCCATGTTTGCTGCACGCCTCCTTACCAAAAAGAAGCCATCGACCGGGACACTAAAAAAAGGCAATTGTCACAAAACCGCGCAGAAAGCGTGTATAAATATTTGATTTTCAAGAAAATAGCCAAAACGCGCATGACTTTCAAAGGTTACGGAAATACCGTACCACTGGGGAAAGGCCAGGAATATGACCGCCGTGTCGAATTGGTCATTACAAAAGCCTGA
- a CDS encoding LysM peptidoglycan-binding domain-containing protein — MNIKNITLSALLLISGTIFAQDSTKTAANLLKPEIKISYLDSIKSTFRRDAVASCVDSLWMKELTNLDLFDNLSADIKSINLDQKVDYELPTELLKARLKEMDAKSPFNIEWNQGLENIIKSFLKNRKKSYERLMAISEYYFPMFEESLARQNVPLEIKYLAIVESALNPKAVSRVGATGLWQFMYQTGKQYNLNIDSYVDERSDPQKASDAAAQYMSNMYKIFGDWDLVLASYNSGPGNVAKAIRRSGGQQNFWNIRKNLPKETQGYVPAFLATMYIYTYHKEHGIVPNRAIIKHFATDTIMIRQQVSFKQLSDLLDVPVAQLQLLNPSYKMNVIPYYNNVPHYLRLPSEKIAMFASNEDKVYAYVTHENEKRERPYERIRLNTAKDSTAIASTDSVITSRSRTKFHTVRRGDNLSEIASKYGVSIAEIKRWNKLKSNSAPLGRKLKIVFSEESNNIAVNPKKNIPVKEEKTTPLKEAKATEVAEAAPEFYTVQKGDNLSSIAKKYGVSITDLKEWNNMEDTNVLLDTKLKINKAKVNVEELKEETAALTTTYYVVQKGDNLGAIAKKQGVTVAQIQEWNNMEDSNVQLGAKLTIMKAASAENQIAARVKKDNAEKQQHYLVKKGDSLFTIAQKYPGVTVSDIKKWNGISSNNLKPGMKLKING, encoded by the coding sequence ATGAATATAAAAAACATCACCTTATCTGCACTTTTGTTGATTTCGGGAACCATTTTTGCCCAGGATTCGACCAAAACTGCAGCTAATCTGCTGAAACCTGAAATTAAGATTTCCTATTTAGATTCTATTAAATCCACATTCCGCCGGGATGCTGTAGCTTCCTGTGTAGACAGCCTTTGGATGAAGGAATTGACGAACCTCGATTTGTTCGATAACCTTTCAGCAGACATTAAAAGCATCAACCTGGACCAAAAGGTAGATTACGAATTGCCAACGGAACTCCTGAAAGCCCGCCTTAAGGAAATGGATGCTAAGTCGCCGTTCAACATTGAATGGAATCAGGGATTGGAAAACATCATCAAGTCGTTCCTTAAGAACAGGAAAAAATCATACGAAAGGCTCATGGCCATTTCAGAATATTATTTCCCGATGTTCGAGGAATCTTTGGCTAGGCAGAATGTGCCTTTGGAAATCAAATACCTGGCCATCGTAGAATCGGCGTTGAACCCGAAAGCCGTATCAAGGGTAGGCGCTACCGGGCTTTGGCAATTCATGTACCAAACCGGGAAACAATACAACCTGAACATCGATTCTTATGTTGACGAACGCAGCGATCCGCAAAAGGCGAGTGATGCCGCAGCGCAATACATGAGCAATATGTATAAGATTTTTGGGGACTGGGATTTGGTTTTGGCCTCGTATAATTCAGGACCGGGTAATGTCGCGAAAGCAATCCGTCGATCCGGTGGGCAACAGAATTTCTGGAATATCCGCAAAAACCTGCCAAAAGAAACACAAGGATACGTTCCGGCTTTCCTGGCAACGATGTACATTTATACCTATCACAAAGAGCATGGCATCGTTCCGAACCGCGCCATCATCAAGCATTTCGCGACCGATACGATCATGATCAGGCAGCAGGTTTCGTTCAAGCAGCTTTCGGATTTGCTTGACGTGCCGGTAGCGCAGTTGCAGTTGCTGAATCCGTCATACAAGATGAATGTGATTCCTTATTATAATAATGTGCCGCATTACCTGAGATTGCCTTCTGAAAAGATTGCGATGTTTGCTTCAAATGAAGATAAGGTTTATGCTTATGTAACGCATGAAAATGAAAAAAGGGAAAGGCCTTACGAGCGCATCCGCCTGAATACTGCCAAGGATTCAACGGCAATAGCTTCCACAGATTCAGTAATTACATCCAGGTCAAGGACAAAATTCCATACGGTAAGGCGTGGCGACAACCTGAGTGAAATTGCATCTAAATATGGCGTGTCAATCGCTGAAATCAAACGTTGGAATAAACTTAAGAGCAATAGTGCGCCTTTAGGACGAAAACTGAAGATTGTTTTTTCAGAGGAAAGCAACAATATCGCAGTAAATCCGAAGAAGAATATTCCTGTAAAAGAAGAAAAAACAACGCCTTTGAAAGAAGCGAAGGCTACTGAAGTTGCTGAAGCTGCACCAGAATTTTATACGGTGCAAAAGGGTGACAATTTGAGCTCAATTGCTAAAAAATATGGTGTTTCGATTACTGATCTGAAGGAGTGGAACAACATGGAAGATACCAACGTGCTTTTGGATACCAAACTCAAAATCAACAAGGCAAAAGTAAATGTCGAGGAATTGAAGGAAGAAACAGCTGCTTTGACAACGACTTATTATGTAGTTCAGAAAGGCGACAATCTTGGTGCAATCGCTAAAAAACAAGGCGTGACCGTGGCCCAGATCCAGGAGTGGAACAACATGGAAGACAGTAATGTACAACTGGGTGCCAAGCTGACCATTATGAAAGCCGCTTCCGCAGAAAACCAGATTGCTGCAAGAGTGAAAAAAGACAATGCCGAAAAGCAACAGCATTATTTAGTAAAAAAAGGCGATTCGCTTTTCACGATTGCACAGAAATATCCTGGCGTAACGGTTTCGGATATTAAAAAGTGGAACGGCATCAGCAGCAATAATCTAAAGCCGGGAATGAAGCTGAAAATCAACGGTTAA
- a CDS encoding beta-glucosidase: protein MRKISFLLLLAPACLFAQIYKDPKVPADERAEDLLSKMTIEEKIEYIGGYKDFYIRGMERFGLPEIKMTDGPVGTRNYGPTTAYPATILAAASWDTQAAYLYGEALGKDARERGVHILLAPGVNIYRAPMNGRNFEYLGEDPFLSGKMASAYIQGVQSQKVVATVKHFAANNQEWDRNNVSSDMDERTLREIYLPAFKMAVQEGKVGAVMNSYNLVNGVHATQNNHLNNDILKGEWQFEGILMSDWVATYDGIAAANGGLDLEMPSGAFMNKETLLPAIKEGLVSEGTVNDKVRRILRIIFRFGFYDNPYTAKETKPNPENEKVALDLARSGIVLLKNQANILPLTKKPKSIALIGPNADTNVAGGGSSYTKPFHATSLLQGIKDYDPSVKINYVAAAIPKMEDYISKSPIYTAAGSREKGVKAAYFSNQNLEGTPFLQRTETEINHKWSDTDHDSSIPGNHFSARYTGVIRAEKNVAYKLAVRGDDGFRLTVKGKKVIDLWTDHAATLNTVEFAVRAGEEYDFVLEFYENGGDAEIKFAAYFEEISFSEAQKAAAASEIAIVSVGFDDTSEGEGFDRTFQLPPYQTMLINAVAKANPNTIVVLNAGGNVDMQKWLPNIKALLHAWYPGQEGGTAIAEILFGKTNPSGKLPVSFEKQWEDNPTFKNYYDPDGDKKVFYREGLNVGYRYYDKSNVKPQFPFGFGLSYTKFDYSALNVSGKGTDFTVSFIIKNSGNYDGAEVAQLYISPKNPKVERPLKELKGFTKIFLKKGESKVVSIKLNKDAFSYFKTEKNAFGYDPGTFEILVASSSEDIRLKGNAVVQ from the coding sequence ATGCGTAAAATTTCATTCCTCCTGCTTTTGGCACCAGCCTGCCTGTTCGCCCAGATTTACAAAGACCCGAAAGTTCCCGCCGATGAGCGTGCTGAGGATCTGCTTTCGAAAATGACAATCGAAGAAAAAATAGAATATATAGGAGGGTATAAGGATTTTTACATTCGCGGCATGGAACGGTTCGGCCTTCCTGAAATCAAAATGACCGATGGCCCCGTCGGCACACGCAATTATGGCCCCACTACCGCCTACCCCGCAACTATCCTTGCTGCTGCAAGCTGGGACACGCAAGCTGCATACCTATATGGCGAAGCACTAGGCAAAGATGCGCGCGAACGAGGCGTGCATATCCTGCTGGCGCCAGGTGTCAATATATATCGCGCCCCGATGAACGGGCGGAATTTTGAATACCTTGGCGAAGATCCGTTCCTTTCCGGAAAAATGGCTTCGGCTTATATCCAGGGTGTGCAAAGCCAGAAAGTTGTGGCTACCGTAAAGCATTTTGCAGCGAACAACCAGGAATGGGACCGCAACAATGTAAGCTCAGATATGGATGAAAGGACGCTGCGCGAAATCTATCTGCCAGCTTTCAAAATGGCCGTACAGGAAGGCAAAGTGGGCGCAGTAATGAACAGCTATAATCTTGTCAATGGTGTTCATGCCACCCAAAACAACCACCTGAACAATGACATCCTGAAAGGTGAATGGCAATTTGAAGGCATCCTGATGTCTGACTGGGTTGCTACGTACGATGGCATTGCCGCAGCTAATGGCGGGCTGGACCTCGAAATGCCTTCTGGCGCATTTATGAATAAGGAAACGCTGTTGCCGGCGATTAAAGAAGGTTTGGTTTCTGAAGGAACGGTTAACGATAAAGTAAGACGTATTTTACGGATCATTTTCCGTTTCGGGTTTTATGACAATCCTTATACCGCAAAAGAAACAAAACCAAATCCCGAAAACGAAAAGGTCGCTTTGGACCTCGCCCGAAGCGGCATCGTACTGCTTAAGAACCAGGCTAATATTTTACCACTTACAAAGAAACCGAAAAGCATTGCCCTAATTGGCCCGAATGCTGACACCAATGTGGCAGGCGGCGGAAGTTCGTACACCAAACCATTTCATGCTACTTCCCTGCTTCAGGGCATCAAAGATTATGACCCATCCGTCAAAATCAATTATGTCGCGGCAGCCATTCCTAAAATGGAAGATTACATCAGCAAATCACCCATTTATACTGCAGCAGGTTCTAGGGAAAAGGGGGTAAAGGCGGCATATTTTTCGAACCAAAACCTTGAAGGAACGCCTTTCCTGCAACGTACCGAAACTGAAATCAACCACAAATGGAGCGACACCGACCATGATAGCAGCATTCCTGGCAATCACTTTTCAGCGCGCTACACCGGTGTGATCCGCGCGGAAAAAAATGTGGCTTACAAACTGGCAGTCCGCGGGGACGATGGTTTCCGGCTGACGGTAAAGGGCAAAAAAGTCATTGACCTCTGGACCGACCACGCAGCAACGCTTAACACCGTCGAATTTGCTGTGAGGGCGGGAGAAGAATATGATTTTGTTTTGGAATTTTATGAAAATGGCGGCGATGCAGAAATTAAGTTTGCCGCTTATTTTGAAGAAATCAGTTTCAGTGAAGCGCAAAAAGCGGCCGCAGCCTCAGAAATTGCCATCGTTTCAGTTGGGTTTGATGATACGTCGGAAGGTGAAGGGTTTGACCGTACTTTCCAATTGCCGCCATACCAGACGATGCTCATCAATGCCGTTGCCAAGGCCAACCCCAACACGATTGTGGTATTGAACGCCGGCGGAAACGTCGATATGCAAAAATGGCTGCCCAACATAAAAGCCCTTTTGCACGCCTGGTATCCGGGGCAGGAAGGCGGTACTGCCATTGCGGAAATCCTTTTCGGAAAGACCAATCCGTCCGGTAAATTGCCTGTGAGTTTTGAAAAACAATGGGAAGACAATCCGACTTTCAAAAATTATTACGACCCTGACGGTGACAAGAAGGTCTTTTACCGGGAGGGCCTGAATGTTGGTTATCGCTATTATGACAAGTCCAATGTGAAGCCGCAGTTCCCATTTGGATTCGGGCTTTCTTACACCAAATTTGATTATTCGGCTTTGAATGTTTCGGGTAAAGGGACAGATTTTACGGTAAGTTTTATCATTAAAAATTCCGGAAATTATGATGGTGCCGAAGTAGCCCAACTCTATATCAGCCCTAAAAACCCAAAAGTAGAAAGACCACTAAAGGAGCTTAAGGGTTTCACGAAGATTTTCCTTAAAAAAGGGGAAAGCAAGGTGGTGTCCATCAAGCTCAACAAGGATGCGTTTTCTTATTTTAAAACTGAAAAGAATGCTTTTGGCTATGACCCGGGCACTTTTGAAATCCTTGTAGCGTCTTCTTCGGAAGATATCAGGCTGAAAGGAAATGCTGTTGTGCAATGA
- a CDS encoding GNAT family N-acetyltransferase: MELQFKISAFDDLSVSELYQILHLRESVFIIEQDCIYQDLDHKDQKALHVIGKCDGMVVAYSRLFKPGDYFENASIGRVVIDAGFRDRKWGYPLMHTSIDGILQHFGESRIEISAQLYLKKFYENNGFHAISDTYLEDDIPHIRMLRD, translated from the coding sequence ATGGAATTACAATTTAAGATCAGTGCTTTCGACGACCTTTCGGTTTCTGAATTATATCAGATCTTACACCTTCGCGAATCCGTTTTTATCATCGAGCAGGATTGCATTTACCAGGATTTGGATCATAAAGATCAAAAAGCGCTGCATGTCATTGGGAAATGCGATGGGATGGTTGTGGCGTATTCGCGTTTATTCAAACCCGGTGATTACTTTGAAAACGCGTCCATCGGGCGTGTCGTGATTGATGCTGGTTTTCGTGACAGGAAATGGGGTTATCCGCTGATGCACACTTCGATTGATGGCATACTGCAACATTTTGGCGAAAGCCGGATAGAAATCTCTGCGCAGTTATACCTCAAAAAATTCTATGAAAATAACGGATTTCATGCCATAAGCGACACTTATCTGGAAGACGATATTCCGCACATCAGGATGCTGCGGGATTAA
- a CDS encoding OmpA family protein, giving the protein MRSYFVSAALFFIAAVSAQQQKEILLYFDSGSYSLAPNGVALLDTFFVNDSITVHSIAIKGFCDDIGAENDNQALSVKRAQSTAAYIRSLSDKDNISISGKGEIQLAGDREANIQRQQNRKVSVLVSYTPNPKTETPTVKKPADVDLFEGYKMPGENLAKGDKFILRQLVFIASTTVFENAEACEAELEKYVQYFKANPEMKFEIHGHVCCISKSFRDARNIYTGKNNLSEDRAKRIYDYFIEKGIDKSRMLYKGFGRQFPRTDVAEKFNKRVEIVITQL; this is encoded by the coding sequence ATGCGTAGTTATTTCGTTTCCGCTGCACTTTTTTTCATAGCCGCAGTATCTGCCCAACAGCAGAAAGAAATCCTGTTGTATTTCGATTCCGGAAGTTATTCGCTTGCACCAAACGGCGTTGCCCTGCTGGACACTTTTTTTGTCAATGATTCGATTACCGTACATTCCATCGCGATCAAAGGTTTTTGTGACGATATTGGTGCTGAAAATGACAACCAGGCTTTATCGGTGAAAAGGGCGCAATCCACCGCAGCGTACATCCGTTCCTTGTCTGATAAAGATAATATAAGCATCAGCGGAAAAGGCGAAATCCAGCTCGCAGGTGATCGCGAAGCAAACATTCAAAGGCAACAAAACAGAAAGGTTTCGGTTTTGGTTTCCTATACTCCAAATCCAAAAACCGAAACACCGACGGTAAAAAAACCTGCCGATGTCGACTTGTTCGAAGGCTATAAAATGCCTGGTGAAAATCTGGCCAAAGGCGACAAATTTATTTTACGCCAACTGGTTTTTATAGCCAGTACGACCGTTTTTGAAAACGCTGAGGCATGCGAAGCAGAGCTGGAGAAATACGTACAATATTTCAAGGCAAACCCTGAAATGAAATTTGAAATCCACGGCCATGTATGCTGTATTTCGAAATCCTTTCGCGATGCACGTAACATCTATACGGGAAAAAACAACCTTTCTGAAGACCGTGCCAAAAGGATCTATGATTACTTCATTGAAAAAGGCATTGATAAGTCGCGCATGCTTTACAAAGGTTTCGGGCGCCAGTTCCCAAGGACGGATGTAGCGGAGAAATTCAACAAAAGGGTTGAAATCGTCATCACACAGCTTTAA
- a CDS encoding acyloxyacyl hydrolase has protein sequence MDIGLHFGFGDEIKNTDYTYTNHYIKPQLYWQLRKGRHFTYQVLLQPEINFATHQLINLYFVTPDEPDYEHKRDVYTKLKNIREYVLNVGFLVRKPISKNFSMYVLGSVGPMITDTETERLSKGFAFSDVLSLGFSYRVKHITFDLRPNVRHISNAGLQNSNAGFNTANIEFGFSMPL, from the coding sequence ATGGATATCGGCCTGCATTTCGGTTTCGGCGATGAAATCAAAAACACGGATTATACCTATACCAACCATTACATCAAGCCGCAATTGTACTGGCAACTGAGGAAAGGCAGGCATTTTACATACCAGGTGCTTTTGCAGCCCGAAATCAATTTTGCCACGCATCAATTGATCAACCTTTATTTTGTCACGCCCGATGAACCGGACTATGAGCACAAAAGAGACGTATATACGAAGTTGAAAAACATTCGGGAATATGTGCTGAATGTAGGTTTTCTGGTCAGGAAACCCATCTCAAAAAATTTCAGTATGTATGTTTTGGGAAGCGTCGGCCCGATGATTACGGATACCGAAACGGAAAGGCTTTCAAAAGGTTTTGCGTTTTCAGATGTATTGTCGCTTGGATTTTCGTACCGTGTGAAGCATATTACATTTGATTTACGCCCGAATGTCAGGCATATATCCAATGCGGGCCTCCAGAATTCGAACGCCGGTTTCAATACGGCGAATATCGAATTCGGGTTTTCAATGCCGCTTTAG
- the rnpA gene encoding ribonuclease P protein component: MPFTYPKKEKLKSRKTIDLLFSEGKSVSKYPLRLVYLPIENPEEQMSVGVSVGKKYFKKAVDRNYYKRVLRETYRLNKQILENLDKPYAFMVFYQTKDRLDYQEINRKTIQLFEKFILQVNPPTAS; the protein is encoded by the coding sequence ATGCCATTCACTTATCCAAAAAAAGAGAAACTCAAAAGCCGGAAAACGATTGATCTGCTTTTTTCGGAAGGGAAATCGGTTTCAAAATATCCGCTTCGACTGGTGTACCTGCCTATTGAAAATCCGGAGGAGCAAATGAGCGTTGGCGTATCAGTCGGTAAAAAATATTTCAAAAAAGCTGTTGACCGAAATTATTACAAACGCGTCCTTCGGGAAACCTACCGGCTCAATAAGCAAATCCTTGAAAATCTTGACAAACCTTATGCCTTCATGGTTTTTTACCAGACCAAGGACCGGCTGGATTACCAGGAAATCAACCGGAAAACCATCCAGCTATTTGAAAAATTTATCCTTCAGGTCAATCCGCCAACAGCCTCATAA
- a CDS encoding S41 family peptidase: MRIAFKKKYVVPAVAAGLFYVGASFKDDFFEIAKQIEIFTDVYKTVNMNYVDETNPGEMMDKAIKTMLADLDPYTNYFNEQDVLKYKINNTGEYTGIGAIITRKNGHVIVKEPYKGYPADKAGLKAGDEIIQIGDVNLADYKDDASQLLKGGKNAKFDIKYKRQGKISSTQLVLDEVDIKAVPYYGKIDDKTGYIVLSQFNRKASSETKEALEQLKRDGAQRIVLDLRGNPGGLLGEAVNICNLFVPKGEVIVTTKSKVEKHNNTYKTNNEPIDLEIPLVVIVDGKSASASEIVSGALQDLDRAVIIGSRSFGKGLVQRPIDLTYGTQVKVTISRYYTPSGRCIQALDYAHKDADGKAIRTDASKYNAFKTRKGRTVYDGGGIQPDIELEETKLSAITQALQKNDAIFDYVTSYYYKNPNLGDKIPTVTDADYSEFKQFLKAQKITYETETEVALKKTLEAAKKEKLDESITAEYQQLLTSLQKSEDAQLTLYQKEIRKLILDEIIQRYQYKEGLYQYYTKNNSEIKKATALLDNTSEYNKILKK; encoded by the coding sequence ATGCGCATCGCTTTTAAGAAAAAATATGTCGTTCCGGCTGTTGCGGCAGGGCTGTTTTATGTAGGCGCCAGTTTTAAGGATGATTTCTTTGAGATTGCGAAACAGATCGAAATTTTCACCGATGTCTACAAAACCGTCAACATGAATTATGTCGATGAAACCAATCCAGGCGAAATGATGGACAAGGCAATCAAGACCATGCTCGCCGACCTTGACCCGTACACCAATTATTTCAACGAGCAGGACGTCCTGAAGTATAAAATCAACAATACCGGCGAATACACAGGGATCGGTGCGATAATTACGCGCAAAAACGGACACGTTATCGTAAAGGAACCTTACAAAGGCTATCCGGCAGACAAGGCCGGACTGAAGGCAGGCGACGAAATTATACAGATCGGCGATGTCAACCTGGCCGATTATAAAGACGATGCCTCGCAATTGCTGAAGGGCGGCAAAAATGCCAAATTTGACATCAAATACAAGCGACAGGGCAAAATCAGTTCCACGCAATTGGTATTGGATGAAGTCGATATCAAAGCAGTGCCGTATTATGGAAAAATCGACGATAAAACGGGCTACATCGTGCTGTCGCAATTCAACCGCAAGGCTTCTTCGGAAACAAAAGAAGCCCTGGAACAATTAAAAAGGGACGGTGCACAGCGTATTGTTTTGGATCTGCGGGGCAATCCGGGCGGGCTTTTGGGCGAAGCGGTGAACATCTGCAACCTGTTTGTCCCAAAAGGCGAAGTCATCGTCACCACTAAATCTAAAGTTGAAAAACACAACAATACCTATAAAACCAACAATGAACCCATTGATTTGGAAATCCCGTTGGTTGTAATCGTTGACGGAAAAAGCGCCTCTGCCTCGGAAATCGTTTCCGGTGCGCTGCAGGATCTCGACCGCGCGGTAATTATCGGCAGCAGGAGTTTCGGAAAAGGACTGGTGCAGCGCCCGATTGACCTCACATACGGGACACAGGTTAAAGTCACCATTTCGCGTTATTATACGCCTTCCGGCAGATGCATCCAGGCGTTGGATTATGCCCATAAAGATGCTGACGGGAAAGCGATCCGAACCGACGCTTCAAAGTATAACGCGTTTAAGACCCGTAAAGGGAGAACGGTTTATGACGGCGGCGGGATACAGCCTGATATCGAGCTGGAAGAAACAAAACTAAGCGCCATAACGCAAGCCTTACAGAAAAATGACGCAATTTTCGATTATGTGACTTCGTATTATTATAAGAACCCGAATCTTGGTGATAAGATTCCGACGGTAACCGACGCTGATTATTCCGAATTCAAACAGTTCCTGAAAGCGCAGAAAATCACTTATGAAACAGAAACAGAAGTGGCTTTGAAGAAGACACTCGAGGCAGCCAAAAAAGAGAAACTTGACGAAAGCATCACTGCAGAATACCAGCAATTGCTGACCTCGCTGCAAAAAAGCGAAGATGCACAACTCACGCTTTACCAAAAGGAAATCAGGAAACTGATCCTGGACGAAATCATCCAGCGTTACCAATATAAAGAAGGCTTATATCAATATTATACCAAAAACAATTCCGAAATCAAGAAAGCGACTGCCCTGCTTGACAACACTTCGGAGTATAATAAAATACTGAAAAAATAA